In Blautia wexlerae DSM 19850, a single window of DNA contains:
- a CDS encoding MGMT family protein, producing the protein MANEDKKDFNAMLHDSKDMPKFQTITDQKSIEKYGGSRMYFAPPIDYDKVMKLIPYGKVITVGKIREYFAELNGADFTEPITAGIFVSIAAWASYQRSEDETPYWRTLKANGELNAKYPGGIEAQKEKLEAEGHTIIQKGRTNIKYFVKDYESVLFDLR; encoded by the coding sequence ATGGCGAATGAAGATAAAAAAGATTTTAATGCCATGCTACACGATAGCAAGGATATGCCTAAATTTCAGACCATTACCGACCAGAAAAGCATTGAGAAATATGGCGGAAGCAGAATGTATTTTGCCCCGCCAATCGATTATGACAAGGTAATGAAACTAATTCCTTATGGCAAAGTAATTACTGTCGGAAAAATCCGTGAATATTTTGCTGAACTAAATGGAGCGGATTTCACAGAGCCTATTACAGCAGGAATTTTTGTATCTATTGCAGCATGGGCGAGTTACCAGCGTTCCGAAGATGAAACCCCGTATTGGCGAACCTTAAAGGCAAACGGGGAATTGAACGCAAAATATCCCGGCGGTATAGAAGCACAAAAGGAAAAACTGGAAGCAGAAGGCCACACAATTATTCAGAAAGGACGCACAAATATAAAGTATTTCGTAAAGGACTATGAAAGCGTTCTTTTTGATTTGAGATAG
- a CDS encoding DUF3847 domain-containing protein — protein MNEKLEALNQEIEKTEKKLQRAQHEEKMLEHQIKTLTRKERTHRLCTRAAMLESYLPHPEAITDEQVSLFLKLLFHKDSTRQLMEKVFAGNGNFQGEDAGRKRP, from the coding sequence ATGAATGAAAAGCTGGAAGCACTCAATCAGGAGATAGAGAAAACGGAAAAGAAGCTGCAGAGGGCGCAGCATGAAGAAAAGATGTTGGAACACCAGATAAAGACGCTGACACGGAAGGAACGGACGCACCGGCTTTGCACCAGAGCCGCCATGCTGGAAAGCTACCTTCCCCACCCGGAAGCCATCACGGATGAACAGGTCAGTTTGTTCTTGAAGCTGCTGTTCCACAAAGACAGCACCCGTCAGCTCATGGAAAAAGTATTTGCCGGTAACGGTAATTTTCAGGGAGAGGACGCAGGCCGGAAACGGCCATGA
- a CDS encoding DeoR family transcriptional regulator: MEVEFMTADTPLPPCMPLPRAMLRLPISSTAKVMYARMLDIVFVSGIEDTNGILFIHFPIVELAAALARSTMTVKRSLNELEDAGLILRVRQGFGEPNKIYVLIPKKEDSRL, encoded by the coding sequence ATGGAAGTTGAATTTATGACCGCAGACACCCCCTTGCCGCCCTGTATGCCGCTGCCGAGAGCCATGCTGCGGCTCCCGATCAGCAGCACCGCCAAGGTCATGTACGCCCGGATGTTGGATATTGTTTTTGTATCCGGCATAGAGGACACCAATGGGATTTTATTTATCCATTTCCCCATCGTGGAACTGGCGGCGGCACTTGCCCGCAGCACCATGACCGTGAAGCGTTCCCTGAATGAATTGGAGGACGCCGGACTGATACTGCGAGTGCGTCAGGGCTTCGGGGAACCCAACAAGATATATGTACTCATTCCGAAAAAGGAGGACAGCCGCCTATGA
- a CDS encoding helix-turn-helix domain-containing protein yields the protein MKTRISVQERLKDLRVERGLNLEELAQETGISKSALGSYENDNDEYKEINHGSLLKLADFYQVSVDYLLGLTNNRKYENTPIEELHLSDEVVELLKSERFNNRLLCEIISHEKFRELLADAEIYVDGIATMHFHDTNSSLAALRAMILEEHPEATADRAIKVLEACQVEEEDFFCHVTHKTWDAILHDIRKAHENDSESAPDTTPADELIREVQKAMQSPGDRVQQFTEIFCKAFQLKYKRLSQEERSLLKKLFKKSPLIKQSGMNFRRRPWK from the coding sequence ATGAAAACCCGCATTTCCGTACAGGAACGCCTGAAAGATTTACGGGTGGAACGGGGCTTAAATCTGGAAGAACTGGCGCAGGAAACCGGCATTTCAAAATCAGCCCTCGGCAGCTATGAAAACGACAACGATGAATACAAGGAAATCAATCACGGCAGCCTGTTGAAGCTGGCAGACTTTTATCAGGTGTCCGTTGACTATCTGCTCGGCCTTACCAACAATCGGAAATATGAAAACACGCCGATAGAAGAATTACATTTGAGTGATGAAGTCGTGGAACTGCTGAAAAGTGAACGCTTCAACAACCGGCTGCTGTGTGAGATTATCTCCCATGAAAAATTCAGGGAACTGTTGGCAGACGCAGAAATCTATGTGGACGGGATAGCAACCATGCACTTTCATGACACAAACAGCTCACTGGCTGCTTTACGGGCTATGATACTGGAAGAACATCCCGAAGCTACGGCAGACCGGGCAATCAAAGTATTGGAAGCCTGTCAGGTAGAGGAAGAAGATTTCTTCTGCCATGTGACGCACAAAACATGGGATGCCATTCTCCACGACATACGCAAGGCGCACGAAAATGACAGTGAAAGTGCGCCGGATACCACGCCCGCCGATGAACTGATACGGGAAGTACAAAAGGCCATGCAATCGCCGGGGGACAGGGTTCAGCAATTCACGGAGATATTCTGCAAGGCGTTTCAGCTTAAATATAAGCGGCTCTCACAAGAGGAACGAAGCCTTTTGAAGAAGCTGTTCAAGAAATCCCCGCTGATAAAACAGTCCGGTATGAACTTCCGGCGCAGGCCGTGGAAATGA
- a CDS encoding MBL fold metallo-hydrolase has translation MDNWFTIEQIDRDTFSISEYKHWEETHCYLLCGEKYAILIDTGLGVSNIRKIVDSLTKLPVMTVTTHVHWDHIGGHKYFDNIAVHEAEKDWLSVRFPIPLQVVKNNLTRLPCDFPRDFDINAYQIFQGIPQRILHDGDFLNLGGREIQVVHTPGHSPGHCCFYEPERNYLYSGDLIYKGSLDAFYPTTDPKLFYQSIRRIRKYNIKKVLPGHHQLDIPVSLIADIEAGFAQLERAGKLKQGNGLFKFQDFQIHI, from the coding sequence ATGGATAATTGGTTTACCATTGAGCAAATAGACCGTGATACATTCTCTATTAGCGAATACAAGCACTGGGAAGAAACACATTGTTATCTATTATGTGGGGAAAAATATGCTATTCTCATTGATACAGGTTTAGGCGTTTCCAACATCAGAAAAATTGTGGACTCTCTGACAAAGCTGCCTGTTATGACAGTTACAACTCATGTTCATTGGGATCACATTGGCGGGCATAAGTATTTTGATAATATCGCCGTACATGAAGCGGAAAAGGACTGGCTATCGGTCAGGTTTCCGATACCATTGCAAGTTGTGAAGAATAATTTGACAAGGCTTCCTTGTGATTTTCCAAGAGATTTTGATATTAACGCTTATCAGATTTTTCAAGGTATCCCACAAAGAATTTTACACGATGGCGATTTTCTAAATTTAGGCGGGCGGGAAATTCAAGTTGTTCACACGCCGGGACATTCTCCCGGACATTGTTGCTTTTACGAACCAGAACGAAACTATTTGTATTCCGGGGATTTGATATACAAGGGAAGCCTGGACGCATTTTACCCAACTACCGACCCGAAGCTATTCTATCAATCTATAAGGCGAATACGGAAATACAATATAAAAAAAGTTCTGCCCGGACACCATCAGTTGGATATTCCCGTTTCTTTGATAGCCGATATTGAAGCCGGATTTGCACAATTAGAGAGAGCCGGAAAACTCAAACAGGGAAATGGATTGTTTAAGTTTCAGGATTTCCAAATTCATATATAA
- a CDS encoding nuclear transport factor 2 family protein, giving the protein MDNREKIIRLWFDMWLAKKDLGIFNVFSDNAVYIESWGPEYHGSKKIKLWFEEWNTRGTVLQWDIKQFFHKGNQTIVEWYFKNKMDAGNVEAFDGMSLIEWTPDGKIALLKEFGCNENRYDPYKDGNIPHFRDENAKWF; this is encoded by the coding sequence ATGGACAATAGAGAAAAAATTATCAGACTTTGGTTTGATATGTGGCTTGCAAAAAAAGATTTGGGTATATTTAATGTATTTTCTGATAATGCCGTATATATTGAAAGTTGGGGGCCAGAGTACCACGGCTCCAAGAAAATAAAACTTTGGTTTGAGGAATGGAATACCCGTGGAACTGTCTTGCAATGGGACATCAAGCAATTTTTCCATAAAGGCAATCAAACCATTGTTGAATGGTATTTCAAAAATAAGATGGACGCCGGTAACGTAGAAGCGTTTGATGGAATGTCACTGATAGAATGGACGCCAGATGGCAAGATTGCTCTCTTAAAAGAATTTGGTTGTAACGAAAATCGGTATGACCCTTATAAAGATGGCAATATACCACATTTCAGAGATGAAAATGCAAAGTGGTTTTAA
- a CDS encoding helix-turn-helix domain-containing protein, protein MHISYKPLWHTLVERNMRKEDLRIAAGLTTNMIANMGKGKNISMETLVRICEALNCGILDVIELEQDKDAEKLN, encoded by the coding sequence ATGCACATAAGCTATAAACCCCTCTGGCACACGCTGGTTGAGCGCAATATGAGGAAAGAGGACTTGCGGATTGCCGCCGGTCTTACCACAAATATGATTGCCAACATGGGTAAAGGCAAAAACATCAGCATGGAAACGCTGGTTCGTATCTGCGAAGCCCTGAATTGTGGCATTTTGGATGTAATTGAATTAGAGCAGGACAAAGACGCTGAAAAATTAAATTGA
- a CDS encoding VirD4-like conjugal transfer protein, CD1115 family, whose protein sequence is MNAINWKKLLLPNIPYLLFVYLFDKVGQAVRLTPGADLSGKVLSLGEGFSMAFANPLPSLAPMDLLIGIFGAVFIRLIVYVKGKNAKKYRKGVEYGSARWGTAEDIKPYTDPVFQNNVLLTQTERLTMNSRPKQPKYARNKNILVIGGSGSGKTRFFVKPNLMQMHSSYVVTDPKGTVLVECGKLLQRGGYRIKVLNTINFKKSMKYNPFAYLRSEKDILKLVNTLIANTKGDGEKAGEDFWVKSERLFYCALIGYIWYEAPEEEKNFTTLLEMINASEAREDDPEFQSPVDLMFERLEEKDPEHFAVRQYKKFLLSAGKTRSSILISCGARLAPFDIKELRDLMETDEMELDTIGDRKTALFVIISDTDDTFNFVVSILYTQLFNLLCDKADDEYGGRLPVHVRCLLDEFANIGQIPKFEKLIATIRSREISASIILQSQSQLKAIYKDNADTIVGNCDTTLFLGGKEKTTLKEMSEILGKETIDSFNTSENRGREVSHGLNYQKLGKQLMTEDEIAVMDGGKCILQLRGVRPFFSDKYDITKHPNYKYLSDYDKKNTFDMEKHLRRRPALVKPDEPFDYYEISEADLQEDTDHE, encoded by the coding sequence ATGAACGCTATCAACTGGAAAAAATTGCTACTTCCCAACATTCCCTATCTGCTCTTTGTGTATCTCTTTGATAAAGTCGGGCAGGCGGTACGCCTTACGCCGGGGGCTGACCTGTCCGGCAAGGTACTGTCGCTTGGGGAAGGCTTTTCTATGGCTTTTGCAAATCCACTTCCGAGCCTTGCCCCTATGGATTTACTGATAGGGATTTTCGGCGCGGTGTTTATCCGGCTGATTGTCTATGTCAAAGGCAAGAACGCGAAGAAATACCGCAAAGGTGTGGAATACGGCTCTGCCCGTTGGGGAACTGCCGAAGATATAAAGCCTTACACCGACCCGGTATTTCAAAATAACGTGCTGCTGACACAGACGGAACGGCTTACCATGAACAGCCGCCCGAAGCAGCCGAAGTATGCAAGGAATAAAAATATCCTTGTTATCGGGGGAAGCGGCAGCGGCAAGACGAGATTTTTTGTGAAGCCGAATTTAATGCAAATGCACTCAAGCTATGTTGTAACCGACCCGAAAGGTACGGTTTTAGTCGAGTGCGGGAAGCTCTTACAGCGGGGCGGCTACCGGATAAAGGTGCTGAACACGATTAACTTCAAAAAAAGTATGAAATACAATCCCTTTGCCTATCTCCGCAGCGAGAAAGACATTTTGAAACTGGTAAATACCTTGATTGCCAACACCAAAGGGGACGGGGAAAAAGCCGGGGAGGATTTTTGGGTAAAATCGGAACGGCTCTTTTACTGCGCCCTTATCGGCTACATTTGGTACGAAGCCCCGGAGGAAGAAAAGAACTTCACGACGCTACTTGAAATGATAAACGCCAGTGAAGCCCGCGAGGACGACCCGGAATTTCAGTCCCCCGTTGACCTCATGTTTGAACGGTTGGAGGAAAAAGACCCGGAACACTTTGCTGTCCGGCAGTATAAGAAATTCCTGCTGTCTGCGGGAAAGACAAGAAGCTCTATCCTCATTTCCTGCGGCGCGCGGCTTGCCCCTTTTGACATTAAAGAGCTGCGCGACCTTATGGAAACCGACGAAATGGAGCTTGACACCATAGGCGACCGCAAAACCGCCCTGTTTGTCATTATCAGCGACACCGACGACACTTTTAACTTTGTGGTATCAATCCTTTACACGCAGCTTTTCAATCTACTCTGCGACAAGGCAGATGATGAATACGGCGGCAGGCTGCCCGTCCATGTGCGTTGTCTGTTAGATGAATTTGCAAATATCGGGCAGATACCGAAGTTTGAAAAGCTCATAGCCACCATACGAAGCCGGGAAATCTCTGCTTCAATCATTCTGCAAAGCCAGTCGCAGCTAAAGGCAATATACAAAGATAACGCTGATACCATAGTCGGCAACTGCGACACCACCCTGTTCTTGGGCGGCAAGGAGAAAACCACCCTCAAAGAAATGTCGGAAATCTTGGGGAAAGAAACCATTGACAGCTTCAACACTTCCGAAAACCGGGGGCGGGAGGTATCGCATGGGCTGAACTATCAGAAGTTAGGAAAGCAGCTTATGACCGAAGATGAAATTGCAGTCATGGACGGCGGGAAATGTATTTTACAGCTACGAGGGGTGCGCCCGTTCTTCTCTGATAAGTACGACATTACAAAGCACCCCAACTATAAATATCTTTCTGACTATGACAAGAAAAATACTTTTGATATGGAGAAGCATTTAAGGCGCAGACCCGCCCTTGTAAAGCCGGACGAACCCTTTGACTACTACGAAATCAGCGAAGCAGATTTGCAGGAGGACACCGACCATGAATAG
- a CDS encoding PcfB family protein — MQEETNEKTIALYIKTGKLTAQQLQKAMKALLAQMKKQHDKQKIPHGKQTLKQLMKQNAGVSNIEITKDNIKAFESTAKKYGIDFALKKDSTETPPRYLVFFKGRDADALTAAFKEFSAKKLTQEQKPSIRKLIVSLKEKAAALNAQREKVKNKDRGIAR; from the coding sequence TTGCAGGAGGAAACCAACGAAAAGACCATAGCCCTCTACATCAAGACCGGGAAGCTGACCGCACAGCAGCTCCAAAAGGCTATGAAAGCCCTGCTTGCACAGATGAAAAAGCAGCATGACAAACAGAAAATCCCGCATGGCAAGCAGACCCTAAAGCAGCTTATGAAGCAGAACGCGGGCGTTTCCAACATTGAAATCACAAAGGACAATATCAAAGCCTTTGAGAGTACGGCGAAGAAATACGGGATTGACTTTGCCCTAAAGAAAGACAGCACTGAAACCCCGCCCCGCTATCTTGTGTTCTTTAAGGGACGGGACGCGGACGCACTGACCGCAGCTTTCAAGGAGTTTTCCGCAAAGAAGCTGACGCAGGAACAAAAGCCCTCTATCCGTAAGCTGATTGTTTCCCTCAAAGAAAAGGCGGCGGCTCTAAACGCACAGCGGGAGAAAGTCAAAAACAAAGATAGGGGGATTGCAAGATGA
- a CDS encoding DUF5348 domain-containing protein: MTQKTGALIFDETADRYDIRFDVNDYYGGLHCGDCMEVFVRGKWKPTRMEYGDNWYLVGIRAADLSGLRVRI; encoded by the coding sequence ATGACACAGAAAACAGGAGCTTTGATTTTTGACGAAACCGCTGACCGCTACGACATTCGCTTTGACGTAAACGACTATTACGGGGGCTTACATTGCGGCGACTGCATGGAGGTTTTTGTGCGGGGCAAATGGAAACCGACCCGTATGGAGTACGGGGACAACTGGTATCTTGTGGGTATTCGAGCGGCAGACCTTTCCGGGCTGCGGGTGCGGATTTAA
- a CDS encoding DUF6017 domain-containing protein, translating into MAVFRVEKNKGYTVMSNHHLRNKELSLKAKGLLSQMLSLPEDWDYTLAGLSLINRESIDAIRTAVWELEKAGYITRRQGRDEKGKMTAIEYTIYEQPQPPALDCPVLENPTTDKPILENPTPDNPTSENPTQLNKEIQKTNLPNKEKLNTDVSSTHSIPFHSLNPSPLEDAAQPPERKRKEATDAYRVYEEIIKDNIEYDYLIQDRHLDRDRIEEILALILETVCTKRRTIRIAGDDHPAELVKAKFMKLNGEHIRFVLDCMQENTTKIRNIKQYMKAALFNAPSTIGSYYTSLVSHDMYGGRIIQSARSKGIPDYTCNEDESL; encoded by the coding sequence ATGGCAGTTTTCCGCGTGGAAAAGAACAAAGGTTATACGGTTATGAGCAACCACCATTTACGCAACAAGGAACTTTCCCTAAAGGCAAAGGGCTTGTTATCGCAAATGCTTTCACTTCCCGAAGATTGGGACTATACCCTTGCAGGGCTGTCCCTTATCAACCGGGAAAGTATCGACGCTATCCGCACCGCTGTATGGGAGCTTGAAAAAGCCGGATATATCACAAGGCGGCAGGGGCGCGACGAGAAAGGTAAAATGACCGCTATCGAGTACACCATTTACGAACAGCCACAGCCCCCAGCATTGGATTGTCCGGTATTGGAAAATCCAACAACGGATAAGCCGATATTGGAAAATCCGACACCGGATAACCCGACGTCGGAAAATCCAACGCAATTAAATAAAGAGATACAAAAGACTAACTTACCAAACAAAGAAAAATTAAATACAGATGTATCAAGTACCCATTCCATTCCTTTCCATTCCCTAAATCCCTCTCCCTTAGAGGACGCGGCACAGCCGCCGGAACGGAAGCGAAAGGAAGCGACAGACGCATATCGCGTGTATGAGGAAATCATCAAGGACAATATCGAGTACGATTATCTGATACAGGACAGACACCTTGACCGGGACAGGATAGAGGAAATCCTTGCCCTTATCCTTGAAACCGTCTGCACCAAACGAAGAACAATCCGTATCGCAGGGGACGACCACCCGGCAGAGCTTGTAAAAGCAAAGTTTATGAAGCTGAACGGCGAACATATCCGCTTTGTACTGGACTGTATGCAGGAAAACACCACCAAAATCCGCAACATCAAGCAGTACATGAAAGCTGCCCTTTTCAATGCCCCGTCTACGATTGGCAGCTATTACACGTCCCTTGTATCTCACGATATGTACGGCGGGCGCATTATCCAGTCGGCAAGAAGCAAGGGCATACCCGACTACACCTGCAACGAGGACGAAAGCCTGTAA
- a CDS encoding excisionase gives MANNKMNIEGKNYSDIPVWRRYTLTIEEAARYYHIGEGKLRTLIDTHPNEDFYVMNGNRALIKREKFERYLDQATAV, from the coding sequence ATGGCAAATAATAAGATGAATATTGAAGGAAAAAATTACTCGGATATTCCGGTGTGGCGTAGATATACGCTTACCATTGAGGAAGCAGCCAGATATTATCATATCGGCGAAGGAAAATTGAGAACGCTTATTGACACACATCCCAATGAGGATTTTTATGTGATGAACGGCAATCGTGCCCTCATTAAGCGTGAGAAATTTGAGAGGTATCTGGATCAGGCTACGGCTGTGTAA
- a CDS encoding virulence-associated E family protein → MNAMQPPQSIEEIKAGLETTEKGGVRQSIRNCLTVFQRDPLLSGAIAYNILTDRKDIIKPIGFHRESTALNDTDMKYLLLYLEETYGLTNEKKIDNAIGIVANENKYHPIRDYLNTLVWDGTERIRFCLRHFLGADADDYTYEALKLFLLGAISRAFQPGCKFEIMLCLVGGQGAGKSTFFRLLAVRDEWFSDDLRKLDDDNVYRKLQGHWIIEMSEMMATANAKSIEEIKSFLSRQKEVYKIPYETHPADRPRQCVFGGTSNALDFLPLDCSGNRRFIPVMVYPEQAEVHILEDEAASRAYIGQMWAEAMEIYRSGRFKLAFSPAMQRYLKEHQRDFMPEDTKAGMIQAYLDKYTGSMVCSKKLYKEALNHAFDEPKQWEIREINEIMNQSITGWRYFPNPRMFSEYGRQKGWERENPATDSGNPSEKTMDGFVEVAEQMELPF, encoded by the coding sequence ATGAACGCCATGCAGCCACCCCAGAGCATTGAGGAAATCAAGGCGGGACTGGAAACTACCGAGAAAGGCGGTGTCCGTCAGAGCATACGGAACTGCCTGACCGTATTCCAGCGTGACCCGCTGCTTTCCGGGGCTATCGCATACAACATCCTGACCGACCGCAAGGACATCATAAAGCCCATCGGCTTCCATAGGGAAAGCACCGCCCTGAACGATACGGACATGAAGTATCTGCTTCTTTATCTGGAAGAAACCTATGGGCTTACCAATGAGAAAAAGATTGATAATGCCATCGGGATTGTGGCGAATGAAAACAAGTACCATCCCATCCGGGACTATCTCAATACCCTTGTGTGGGACGGGACAGAACGAATCCGTTTCTGCCTACGACACTTTCTGGGGGCTGACGCAGACGATTACACCTATGAAGCGTTGAAGCTGTTCCTGCTGGGTGCAATCTCACGAGCCTTTCAGCCGGGGTGCAAATTTGAAATCATGCTCTGTCTGGTAGGCGGTCAGGGGGCTGGCAAGTCCACTTTCTTCCGTCTGCTGGCAGTCCGGGACGAGTGGTTCTCCGATGATTTGCGGAAGCTGGACGATGACAATGTGTACCGTAAGCTGCAAGGTCACTGGATTATCGAAATGTCGGAAATGATGGCAACCGCCAACGCCAAGAGCATTGAGGAAATCAAGTCATTTTTAAGCCGGCAGAAAGAGGTTTACAAGATACCCTATGAAACCCACCCGGCAGACCGCCCCCGTCAGTGCGTGTTTGGCGGCACTTCCAATGCCCTTGACTTCCTGCCCCTTGACTGTTCCGGCAACCGCCGCTTTATCCCCGTCATGGTGTACCCGGAGCAAGCCGAGGTTCACATTTTGGAGGACGAAGCTGCTTCCAGAGCCTATATCGGGCAGATGTGGGCGGAAGCGATGGAGATTTACCGAAGCGGCAGATTCAAGCTGGCTTTCAGCCCCGCCATGCAGCGGTATCTCAAAGAACACCAGCGGGATTTTATGCCGGAGGACACCAAAGCCGGAATGATACAGGCGTATCTTGATAAGTACACCGGGAGTATGGTCTGTTCCAAGAAGCTCTACAAGGAAGCCTTGAACCATGCCTTTGACGAACCGAAGCAATGGGAAATCCGGGAAATCAACGAGATTATGAATCAGAGCATTACCGGCTGGCGGTACTTCCCGAACCCAAGAATGTTTTCCGAATATGGCAGACAAAAGGGCTGGGAGCGTGAAAACCCGGCAACGGACTCCGGCAACCCGTCTGAAAAAACGATGGACGGTTTTGTGGAGGTCGCAGAACAGATGGAGCTTCCATTCTGA
- a CDS encoding CHC2 zinc finger domain-containing protein codes for MNVFEAVKQSVTTRQAAEHYGIHVGRNGMACCPFHHDKTPSMKLDRRYHCFGCGADGDVIDFTAALYGLGKKEAAVQLAQDFGLSYEDWKPPGKAKKPKPRQKSPEEQFQEAKSRCFRILADYLHLLRAWRKEYAPHSPEESFHPRFVEALQKQDQVEYLLDVLLFGETEEKAALITDYGKDVIQLEQRMAELAAADAARTKKHHERHAATPEH; via the coding sequence TTGAATGTATTTGAAGCTGTGAAGCAGTCCGTCACAACAAGACAGGCTGCGGAGCATTATGGAATCCATGTAGGTCGGAACGGGATGGCTTGCTGCCCGTTCCATCACGATAAAACCCCAAGTATGAAGCTGGATCGGCGTTACCACTGCTTCGGCTGCGGTGCTGATGGGGATGTGATTGATTTTACCGCCGCCCTGTATGGGCTGGGAAAGAAAGAAGCCGCCGTACAACTGGCACAGGACTTCGGGCTTTCCTATGAGGACTGGAAACCGCCGGGAAAGGCAAAAAAACCAAAGCCCCGGCAGAAATCCCCGGAGGAACAGTTTCAGGAAGCAAAGAGCCGCTGCTTCCGTATTCTTGCCGACTATCTCCACCTGCTCCGGGCATGGAGAAAGGAATATGCCCCGCACTCCCCGGAGGAATCCTTTCATCCCCGGTTTGTGGAAGCCTTACAGAAGCAAGACCAAGTGGAATATCTGCTGGATGTGCTGCTCTTTGGGGAAACGGAGGAAAAAGCGGCTTTGATTACGGACTACGGAAAGGATGTGATACAGCTTGAACAGCGAATGGCAGAGCTTGCAGCCGCAGACGCAGCAAGAACTAAAAAACACCATGAACGCCATGCAGCCACCCCAGAGCATTGA